The Mus caroli chromosome 9, CAROLI_EIJ_v1.1, whole genome shotgun sequence DNA window TTTGGCCACAGATTTCCTATTTTAACCTCTGTGGGCTCCTTCCCTTTTTGTGAGTCCTCTCATTACACTTCTTGTCCTGTTGCCTATGGATAGGTGGTTTGCCATGCCTTTCCCTCCAGGAGCCTCTCTGTGTGAAGTCCCTGACCTTGAAGTCCTCTGTCAGCACCTCTTTTTCCTCAGAAGCATCCCTGGAGCTGAGCTCATCTCTGCTGTAGAACCTTTCCTTGGGCACACCCACCTGCTAAAGCATCCTAGCAGCCCAGGCTGTTTCCATAGCAACAGCAGCAAAGGGAGGCAGACTAACCATCAGCCTCCAGATTTCAAATGCCGTGGGCCGGGAATGTTTTTCAGAATTGAGCTCCTACTCCAGAGCCAGCGGTCTGAGGTGGAGGAGATGATTCGAGACATGGGTGTGGGACAGTCAGCGGTGGAGCAGCTGGCTGTATACTGCGTGTCCCTCAAGAAGTGCGTAAGCTCCAgcgtgcctctgcctcttttgtAATGCAGATACTGTGAAGGAGCAGGTTGTAGAACCGTGTTGTCATAAGATGAACTCTAGCTCTTAGGCCACTTCCGAGgcccctctgacctccacttttCTGCGTGGAGAGGGGGGTTTGCCCTAGTTGAGAGAAGAGTATGGATGCGAGTTTTGTCTCTGAGGAGCTCATGCAGCTCTCAGCAATGAGCTCCCTCAGATCTGGAGTCTTCCCCATCAGCCCTGTTTCTGACCCTGCCTGACTTCCATAGCAAACTCCCTATATCCTTCACTATGGTGGTGACAGGAAGCTGGAGAAAGGAGCTGCTTGCCTAAAAGGCACAGAGAATCCACTGCCTCCATTTGGGGTTGTAGGGAGCCCCCTAGTGAGGCTTGCACGCTCAAGGCACAGTTCCTGCATGTGATCAGTTTTTGTTCCTCCACCTCATTACATATGCAGGACCTGCCAGGGGCCctggcaggaggatgaggaggagctAATTTGGTGAGGCCTTTGTTAAGCTGCCGCTATGGCTTAGTCACAGCACCGACCATACCAGTCAGGGTGttctgttctgtctctcttctcatgGCTGCTTTGCAGAGAGTATGAGAATCTGAAGGAAGCTCGGAAGGCCTCAGGGGAACTGGCTGACAGGTTGAAGAAGGATTTGGTGTCCTCTAGGAGCAAGGTGACTGACTGGTGACAAAGGGAAAGGGAGGTGGGTCTCCTGAGCTAGGCCATCCACGCCCACATCACTGGGTCAGAGAAGGTGGCCTACAGACACTGGGTATGCCTTTTACTGTGCACTGTCTCAGACTCTGGCTTGTCACTTGGGTCCCCAGCGCACACTCATGCCACCTTTTGCTCTTCTTGATTCCTAGATGCATCCATCTTAGCTGGCTTGGAGAGCACAAGCCTCCAGTATGGTAGCGCCAGCAGCCCACTTTATACCCCATCGCAAACCGAGGGTTCTTGGGCCTGCTGCTTTCCTTCTGTAGGCCGTACTGTGTAGAGAGACACACTTGCCCCCAGGCAGCCCATATTCATACTTAGTTGAGGTCTGGGGTCTCCCCTGTGCCTCCGGGCTTTTTTTAGACTCTACCCAACCATACACTGGGTAGCAGCAGGTAGGGGCAGGTCATGTGGCACCACTGGCTTCTCCTTTCTTACAGTTGAAGACTCTCAACACTGAGCTGGATCAGGCCAAGTTAGAACTGAGGTCAGCCCAGAAGGACTTACAAAGTGCTGACCAGGAGATCACGGTGAGACACCCTGGCCTGTGGAAAGTGAGGGGACCTGAGGGGTGATGTGCCTCTAAGGGCAGGGCTGGACTGTTTCTGCCTGGAAACCCCTGTCACAGTCGGTGGTGTTTCCGGGCCCTCTGTACCTCCTGGGTTGGAGGTGGGTCAGCATGTGCACCCTAGTCTGGCCTTGAGCCTGTACCTCCTTAGCAGAGGGCTAAGGGCACCGTGAATCTTCCTCTGTCGTCTGCTCAGTTCTTACCTCCAAGGCGGTCCCTAATCGCCAGAGCGAGTATGCCACCAAGCGGAGTTCTCAGGCCTGGCTGGTGTTGGTGGTCAGCCCTCACTCTGTTCCCTGTGCCCTTTACATAGGCGTTTCTCCTCAGTGCCACAACCTTTCTCTCAGGTTCTCGCTCTCCTTTCTCCAGAGCCTAAGAAAGAAGCTGATGATCCTCCAGGGAACCTTGAGCCTGCCTCCAGCAACCAATGAGAGGGTCAGCCGCCTGGTTTTTGAGAGGTTTGTTACCCTTATGGGATGATTCTAGATCACAAGCTAAGAGAGCCTGCATTCCTGGCTTTGGTGGGATAGATGTGTTTATGGACCTTCTAACCAGACAGCCAGCCAGGCTCTAACTGGAAAGAGGCGTTGAGAGAATTTGGGATCTGAccaggaaaggcagagaaagcctTTGAGTAGCCTGAGGACAGGGCAGGGGCAGTGGTTGTCTTGGAGTATCCTGGAGTTTCTCACCACATGCATCTGTCTGCCCCCATCTCTGAAACATACTTGAAAGTGCTCACTCTAAAATGAGCCCCCTCAGCCTGGTGGTgttggtgcacgtctttaatcctagcatttgggaggcagaggcagacagatgtatctatgaattcaagaccagcctggtctacagagttccaggccagccggtccaaaataaataaataatccctgCGGGTTCAGGAGTGTGCTTTCAGGCTGCCAGCAGAGGGAGCCAAACGACCCAGGGATTGGTGTCCCTGCTAGgagcaagcttcagtcttcctGAGTGTTTTTCACAGAAATGGGCTGGCTAAGAATATCCTCGAGGCTGTCTTCTGCCTGCTACAGGACCCCAGCAAGGAAGCCAAATTAAAACTCCTGTCAACATCCCAGGGTTTTACTTAAGTCACTTTTCAACATATTTTGGCAAATCAGTATGCCCTCTCTTTCTGCCAGTGCAGTTTACCCATTCAGTGCCTTCCAACACTCCATTTTGTTCCTGGGTACTGTGGTCCCTGACTCCCCATCTCTCCGTTCCTCAGTACTGTGTCTCGGGACAGTCATGGAACTGGTACTGTGGCCCCTGACTCCCATCTCTCAGTTCCTCAGTACTGTGTCTCGGGACAGTCGTGGAGTGGGCTTAGGTTTAAATGGTTTCCTAGGATCCTGCCGTGTCACAGCCAACCATAAGAAAAcacttcttcctgcttccacaattgcttcttttctttcctatctgAAGGCTCTGTTGTGCTGGCCAGCTTCCTCAGCCAGAtagtacattgtgtgtgtgtgcttgtgtgtttgtgtgccttatatttgtgtaagagtgtgtgtatgtattatatatacatatgtatgtgtgcatgaatgagtgtgtgtatgaaagagtatatgtgtatatgtgcatgcatgaatgagtgtgtgtgtggttgtgcatgTCACAGTATAGAGGTCAGAGCATAACTTTGTggatcatttctctccttttacttcAACATAGGTTGAAGGGATCTAACAGAAATTGCCAGACTGATGCAGAAACGCCctcaccctctgagccatctcaccagctcttatttttttccttagcatCTCTCTGTAGAGCCCAAACTACCCTCCTGTTGTAGTTTATGACAACCTGAGAACTGTGGGACTGTGGTGAGCACATGGTCTGCCATGCGGTCCAGCACAGGGGTGATCTTGACAACTCAGTAGGCTCTGTCCCTGATTCTTCCTCCTACCACACCCAGCCATCTGCCATGCCTTCTCTGAAGTCCCATATAACATGAGGGCCTTGTCAAGAGCTTACATACATATTGTATGTGCCCTTAGGAAAACGACAATCTCAGAAACTGTATACTATAGAGAAAACCTTAGAGCCTAAGCTGCCTCAGGCTGGGGATAGAGAACCATTCTCTAGAATACCCACAGTTCCCTGATAGTGATCCCTGTAGCTTCTGTTCTGCGAGCCTCGGGCTCCTTTCACACAGTTGTCCTCTGTGCCTGGCTGTTATagcaaggaaaacacaagcaCATGGGACACCTAGGTACCCAGGGACTTTACATACCCGCTTTTGCTAATTTCCCTTACTCCCAGGCTTTTCTGGGCCATGTCCTGTACTAGGTATTGGCTGCCAATGCAGCCTTGTTTTTGTAGGTAGGATGATTAGGCCCAGAGTCTACTAGGCAGCACCATATTATAGAAGAATCCGGTCTGGAATGCCCAGGTGGGAATGAGCCCTGTGTCTGGTCGATGAGCCTCATGCCAGGGCCACACCTCACCTGGGCACTAAGACGATAGTTCTGGTCTCTCAAATCAGGAGGCACTGCATTAGCCAAACCTTAGTCCTAAGCTGGCTGGGCTGCCCATCAAGTTGTGTACAGGATGACAGATTCCGTTTTCACTAGTATCTTTCTAGGCGCGAAACCTTGGGTAATAGGACTGCTGCATTTAGCGTTAGCACCTTTAACTTGGCATACTCTATTCTGAATTCCAGGTTCTCCCTCCTAAGGCCCCTAGATCTCCAAAACAGGCTGCTGGCTCCAGGGTTGGGGgcatttccatttttctctgaTCTACAAgtgcctctgtctttctctctgacttGTTGCTGTATAGTTTGGTGAGATTCTTAAACTTTCATAATACAGATGAGATGTGTACTCACACTCATCACATTCATAAAATCACCACTAAATCTGAAGGAAGAGAAATCTAGGCAGAGAGGATGGCGAGTTCACAGTCCTTGGGGCGTTGCTAAGGTGGGCTTAGAGGAGAGGGGCAGGTGGCAGGTGGGTCAGATCTCTGCCAGTCTTCCTATGTCAGCCTTGCAGGTGCAGAGTCATCCTAAGAGCAGTAGAAACTAttggaaatgtttcttttttatttatttatttatttatttatttatttatttatttatttattatatgtaaatacactagctgtcttcagacacaccagaagagggcatcagatctcattacgggtggatgtgagccaccatgtggttgctgggatttgaacttcggacctttggaagagcagtcgggtgctcttatccactgagccatctcaccagcccggaaatGTTTCTAGAAGATAGTTCTGGGACCTGCTGCATATCCCTCATTTCATCCCGTCTCCTACCAATTGATTGCTTGAGCTGTTCTCAGAGCTGCTTCGTGCCCCCCAGCCTGCCCCTGTAGATTCTGGCTTCTGTGTGAGGCTCACATTCCCCTGGCCGCGCTCAGTATCTCGTGGAAGGGTCTGGATGTTGCTGGTGGTGCCCATGCCTCGTTTGCTGTGGTGGGGTTGGTCACCCTTCGCTTCTGTCATTTGGTGCtttacatgtgtgtctgcacaccagaagagggcatcagagcagctgccatgtggttgctgggaattgaactcaggacctctggaagagcagccagtgctccagccatcattttactttattattttatctttttgatgCATTATGATgtattatatagcccaggctggtttcaaacatGTATCTGAGTATGATCTTGAACTTCCTATCTTTCTGGCTCTacatcctgagtgctagaattacagtcaTATTCTACCACATCTGATGTATGCAGAggtgggattgaacccagagcctcatacatgctaggctAGCACTGTACtacctgagccacatccccaaccATGCTTCTGTTATTTTAGGGCAACTCCAAGGGACCCTTGCCTTTCCTTCCCTCGGTTTTTCAAAGCTACACCATAGCTCTTGCCCATTGGGGTGCAGATCAGAGGAAAGGGAGCTATAGGGGAAGTGATAGAAAGACATCTCTCATGGGCCCTAAGGGCTCCTAAATTCTGGTGAGATAGGGCAGGACTAAGAGGCGCTGAGTTCGTGCAGGATGTGCCGACAACGGCCACACAGGTAACATCTGCCTAAGACTTTGGCTTAGAAAGGAAGGCTTTGAGTTTGAGTGCCTTGTCTCATTTCCTGAGGCCGGTAACGTGACGCTGTGTAAATTGGTCATAGGTGAGTGTCACAGAGGTGATGGAACACTCAGTGCCTTGAGGCAAGCCTGTGCTGTAGTTAAGGAAGCACCACAGAATCCTAGGCATATGGAGGAGAGGGCACCACGTCATACAATTGGACATGCATGTATAGTTTtgtcttctgagacaggatctctctggctgtcctggaactcactatgtagatcagctggcctcaagttcacaaaGATCCACCCACCTCAGCTAGGATTCAGAGGTGTGTGCCATGATGCCTGGtttgtgcatacatatatttttttatattctcttttaGGCAGTCTTGATATATAATGTGGGCTGCCctcaaactggctttgaactcatgatcttcttgccTGAGATCATAGGTGTGTGACATTAAATTGACCATATGAGTATTTTTCTATGTTGCTAaagttcttcttttttaattatttattttttataaataagtacactgtacatGTCTtaagaggagggcattggatcctattatagatggttgtgagccaccatgtggttgctgggaattgaactcaggatctctggaagatcagtcagtgctattaaccactgagccatccctccagccccactaAAGTTACTCTTGAGAACACTATGTAGTGTCTTCATCCGTGAGCTCCTGCAGTACCAGCCACCAGCACACCATGTGCCGTGAGAAGCGACAGCATCTTGCCGGCTCCATCACTCTGCAGTAACGTGGCTGAATGGCTGGCACTGAGTGCAGAGGAAGTGTGTGTGCTCAAAGGGAAACGTGCTGTTCATTCCTTTGGTCTACATTTTTcccattgtatttattttaagcgtgtgtacatgtgttataCATGTACAAGTCAGAAGgtaacttgtgggagtcagtgctcatccaccatgtgggtgctggggagtcaAACACAGGTCATTGGCCTTTACCCAGTGGCCCCCCAAACCAGCCCcctttttaatttggttttgcttttgtctactttctttttcctgattttcAGTGGTCACATAGCTATGCAAAGGCTGAAGCCACTTAGCTTATTCTTAGAGATTAAGCCTGCTTATATATAGGCAACACTGAGTCCCAGCCCTTTTACCTCTCAACCTTAAAATCTTGGAAAACTTCACTCCTTATAATCCCAAGTACTGTCTCCAAAATGCAGGCTCTTTGGCCCTCTGGTATAGTTCAGCACTCCCAGGGGCCCTTGCGTGCTCTAATATGGTCCGAGGCATATAAAAAGGGAACTCTGTGATTTCAGGCTCTGGGGTGACCCTGAGTCAGGTATAGGCATTAGGAGCCCCAGGAACTcagctgtctcttcctcttcttctgttttttttttttcaacgtgtgtgtgtgtgtgcatgttgcgTGTGCACCACAGAATGCATCATGACAACTGGAaggattcatttttctcttttttccatatgggttccaaggattgaactcagggcttcaggaTTGGGAACAATTGTCTTGCCACCTGAGTTAACGTCACTGGGCCAAGCTGAGCTGCTTCTGATCCCTAAGGATCTGTGATCTCTCTGGGTCGTTACCACAGCCCTGAATAATGAGACTTTTTACTGCCTTCAGCCCAGCCCCTGTGGAGATGATGAACCCGAGGCTTCACCAGCCACCCTTCAGTGATGAGATTGATCTCAATACTACCTTTGATGTAAATACCCCTCCAGCCCAGACCTCCGGCTCCCAGCATTACCTCCCCAAGAAGCTGTGCCTGGAGAGGGCACGGTGAGTATTGGTCCCCGAGGTTCCTATAATCAGGAAGGCCATAGCTAAGTTACCGGTGGGTCCTACCCTGGGCTCTGAGTGGTTGGTGCAGCTGCTTAGGCTAGGATACAGCTTTGGTTCCAGCCCCAGCCTCGTTGGCTTGAGTGCTCATTCTGGGAGTCCTGCTTAGTTCTTTAACCCTAACAAGCCTCAAGACGATGTGTTGGGATGTGAGTCTCAGTAGGGGAAGTCTGGATTGGTAGTGAGGCAGGTATCCTAATACTCTGAGTGCCTGCCCATCAGAGTCCTGGTGTGGAACTCTGAATTTTTCTCATGTGCCTCTGAGGTTCCTGCTTAACGCAGGACCATGTCAAACCATGATCCCATAACCCTACCACCTAGGGAAACATCCCATTTAGGCAGACAGGAGGACTTCTGTGCAGCTGTGAGGTGGGACCTGCTCTAGACATGCCGTGGAACAAGGAGAGGGAGGCCATCTTGGCCAGGCACATGACTGTGCCCCTTCATGTACATGGGTCTGTGCTACTCCAGAAAAGGAggtctttttacatttttaaacatttcattcaCCTGtttttttctgggggtggggtgggaggttcACGTGGCCGTCAGAggactgtgtatatgtgtaggagttggttctcttcttgcACTGTGTGGGGACCAAGGATCCAAGTTGGGTtgacaggcttggtggcagaattttatctgctgagacatctctctggtCCTAAGAAAATCTTCATGTGAGACTTTGGATGTAAGAGAAAGGAACTGTTATGTTAGGCCATGACAGTGAGAGGGAACCCAAGGGCAAAGCAGCTGGGCATGGCCCCCATGCTGCACACCGCTGGCCTGGTCGCAGCAAGAAGCCCAAGTCGCACGGCTGCAGCAGAGAGCTGTGGGGTCCGCTCCATCCTCTGGCTTCCTCTTGTTCCCTCTTGGCTGCCAGTTGAGGCTGTAAATGCTCATCCTCTGCATAGGACGTTGGCTGGGCTCCCTAGAACTTGGTGAGGAGCCTAAGAACTTGGGGAGCACTGAAATGAGAGCCCAGACTGAGGCATGGTCCTGTCTCCCCGACCCTGGAGCTAATCTTTTCTGACTATACTTGGGGAGGAACTGCTGAGGCAGAGCCATGATGGCAGCCTGCCACATAGAGACTCCTCTGAAGGGTGTGTGCCCGCCATCTTGCTTACTTGCCATCACGTCTCGTGTCTTGTCTCACAGCTCTCCCGTGCAGAATGTCCTCAAGAAGGTGCGCAAAGTCTCCAAGCCGGTAAGGGCCGGGTTCCTCAAAGGCATGCAGACAGTCCCACCCAGGCCTTACCAGAACAGGAAAACCCATCCCTCTAACCTGGGGGTGGTGGCTACACCACTGTAATCCAGTGTTCATCCCTCTAACCTGGGGGTGGTGGCTACACCACTGTAATCCAGTGTTCATCCCTctaacctgggggtgggggttatacCACTGTAATCCAGTGTTCATCCCTctaacctgggggtgggggttatacCACTGTAATCCAGTgttcaggaagctaaggcaggaggagaaTAGTGAGTTCTGGGCATCCCGGACTTTAGTGAGACCatctcaaagcaaaataaagaaaaagaaaagctctaCTTCTGAGAGCACAGACTATGTTCAGGTTCCCTCCCTGGGCCCAGGACTGAGACTCTCAGAGCCGTCCTTGggccctggcttgctttctcctacctccagtcctttctccatCACTGCCCCATGTCCTGTGCTGCTGTCTGGCTTGTCATGTCTGACTCTGGCATTATTCCTACAGGAGTCCCAGCTCTCACTAGGTGGCCAGCGATGTGTAGGAGAGCTAGATGAGGAACTGGCTGGTGCCTTCCCTCTCTTCATCCGGAATGCTGTCCTGGGTCAGAAACAGCCCAACAGGACCACAGCAGAATCCCGTTGCAGCACAGATGTGGTGCGTGTGGTGGCCAGCCTTGAGGGTGGGGCAGGGTCGTCAGCTCCCTATCCGTTACTCTAACCCACtcatctcttccctctccctagGTAAGAATAGGCTTCGATGGGCTTGGAGGACGAACTAAATTCATCCAGCCTGTATCCTTTTTCTATGGCCATGGTCTGAGATGACCTTAGGGGCATACGCCATGCCCTGATCTGTATCCTCAAGTTACTTACTTCCAGTGCCTACAGCCTTGCTCAGTGTATCTGCACTTCCTGACCCAGGGTCTGTGCTTTCCTGCCCTGGGTTCCAGTCCCCTCTCAAGCCTCTTCCTTGACATTGCTTCCAGAGGGACACAGCCATTATCCGACCAGTGCCTGTTAAGTCCAAGGCCAAGAGTAGACAGAAATTGAGAATAAAGACTGTGAGTTCTGCCTCCCAACCCAAGCTGGACACCTTCTTATGTCAGTGAACGGTGACCAGAGTCATGTCTGCAATTAGTGGGCCAAGACCTGGCCAACCGGAAGTGTTTTTGGAAGATGGCTCCTCTTGGACCAGTCCAAGAGGGATGCCCAGAAAACACACTTCCTGTGTCCACTGTGCCCCGCACCACACTGGGAAGCCACGTGACCAGTTTACTGTTCCGATCAGCAGGGCCTACTTCCAGTTGCAGGGTTTTGCTTATAGCTACAACCAGGTGTGGCTGGactccttttgtttttatagaacaGGGTCACATTGACTCTTAAGTGGATGGGAGTGCTGGAGGATCCTATGCAGGCTGGAGGACCCTGAACTTGAactcctgcctgcctccagcTTATTGCTTCCAATTATGGGGTGAGGCGGTGATAGGGAAAGGATGGGGAAGTTTTCtgtgtaaaataaaaaggcaTCTTTTCTTCTAAGCTCTGGCTGTATAAATTTGTACCAAAACCTTAGAAAATTTCTAGGCTTAGACCTAGTATTTTAACTCTAGGCATGGCATGGCTCTCTCCCAGGCATCCTTGCAGTCCAAACTATAAACAAAGCAAGTGGGTGAGCCCAGTGAGTTCCAACAAGCACAACAGATAACCACAGACCAACTGTTAGCCTTAGGGCTTGGGTTCAGGACTTTCACCAGGAGAATTTCCCTATTGGCCACTTGCCTGAGTAAGATGGCCTAAGCCGTTCCTGTTATTGGACAGGAGCTCACCGGCTTCCCTCTCACACCACGTGCCTCATGCTGAAGACATCCGACCACTTGCCAGGAAATGGGAGGAGCCTGAGGCTGTCTGGACGGATGTGGTGCTTAGCTTTGATTGGCAACTCCGCGTGATCTAGGGTCACGTGGAAAGGGCTTCTCAGTGAGATCTAGATTagcttggcctgtgggcatgtctgtggagggtTATCTTGATTGTGCCTACTATAAGTTGGCACCATTCCTCCCCTAGGCAGAGGATCCTGGACTGTTTAAAGAgcaaacaagccgggcgtggtgacgcacgcctttaatcccagcacttgggaggcagaggcaggcggatttctgagttcgaggccagcctggtctacaaagtgagtgccaggacagccagggctacacagagaaaccctgtctcgaaaaaccaaaaaaaaaaaaaaaaaagagcaaacaaatTGCTGAGCACAAGAATGCATGCACTCTGTCTGCTCCTGAGCGCTACCCACTGCTCCACCCTCTGCCTAGACTTCCCTGCAATGAACCTGTAACCTGAATCTTgaagctaaaataaaaactttctcccctaagttgctttggcagagtattttatcacagtaacaggaagGTAACTTAGACAGCTATGGGTATTGAACCCATTTGGGAATGATAGGAGCCAAAGAGGTTTAGGGAGGGGAATTGCACCATCTAGTTGAAAACAGGCTGGCTGCTAGCACATGCAGGCTGGGCTTAGGTGAATTATCCACAGTATTCTCTGTACAGTGGGTGACAGCTCCAACCACCAGTGGTGGGAATCTGTAAGTCAGGCTGTAGGTGAAGAACTCAGGAAATTAAACAAGTGAGATAGAGAGACAGTGGGTCTCTAATTCTATTTACAGTGTCTAGAACAGGTAAACCTGTAGAGACAATATAATGGCTAGGAGTGGGGACTGGAGTTGCTGCCTACTGCTGACAGTTTCTGTGATAAAAGGAATTTAGAAATATGGTTGTCCCTTCCCCTTGAAAAAACTATGACCCATAAAGGtacacaggaagaaaatgtgtTTGTAGATTAGAAAGCTTCgtatttttggttggttttgtagtgtgtgtgagagaggggagagTTGGGGTGGACTCATTGtgaagctctggctggcctggagatctacctgcctctgcctcccaaatgcaaCACAACCCCCAGTGACGTCACAGTTTCTAAGAGGTGAACTCTTCCATTtgtgtcaggtattttgtcacagtgacagaaagctgagcAACATGGGGGACTACCTCCAGAGGGATGGACATGGTCACTGGGGGACTGTCTCTGGAGGGAGGAACATGGTCACAAGGGGGACTGACTGCCTCCAGAGGGATGAACATGGTCCCTGGAGGACTGCCTTCAGAGGGATGGACATGGTCACTTGAGGGGCTGTTTCTGGAGGGATGGATGTGGTCACTGGGGGACTGACTGCCTCCAGAGCAGATGAACATGGTCCAAGGGTTCCCTTGAAAGTAAGTTGTTATAAAAAGAGCAAGACTCACGTGGCAAGCCTGGGTCCATGTGTAGTAGTACAGATTTGTATTCACATTGGTATAGAGGTGGAAGTTATTGTCAAtcacaatgagttccagggcagcctggattacatgagaTTCCCtccctaaaacaaaaacaacaacagaacttTGAAAATCACGGCTGAGTAtgtagctctgttggtagagtgctttccATGCCCAGCATCACATAATCTGAGTGTGGCAATGCCATCCCTTCTTAGGAAATaaaggcagaagggtcagaagttcaagggcatccttaaTTATAATGAGCCAACCTGGACTATGTgggaccctgtcccaaaaaacaaaaatagagactggagagatggctcagtggttaagggcacttgtcgctctcccagaggtcctagGCTCTGTTTCCAGAactcacacggcagctcacaactgtctgtaactccagttccagaggattctacacccttttctggcttccacaggcaccaggtatatgtggcacatatacacacaggcaaaacaatcatGCATGTAACATTAAAAACAGatcaaagccaggtgtggtggcacacgcctttaatcccagcactcgggaggcagaggcaggcggatttctgagttcgaggccagcctggtctacagagtgagttccaggacagccaggcctatacagagaaaccctgtctcgaaaaaaaaaaaaaaaaagatcaaaacaaCTATAGGGCCAGTGA harbors:
- the Traip gene encoding E3 ubiquitin-protein ligase TRAIP, whose protein sequence is MPIRALCTICSDFFDHSRDVAAIHCGHTFHLQCLIQWFETAPSRTCPQCRIQVGKKTIINKLFFDLAQEEENVLDAEFLKNELDSVKAQLSQKDREKRDSQAIIDTLRDTLEERNATVESLQNALNKAEMLCSTLKKQMRFLEQQQDETKQAREEAHRLKCKMKTMEQIELLLQSQRSEVEEMIRDMGVGQSAVEQLAVYCVSLKKEYENLKEARKASGELADRLKKDLVSSRSKLKTLNTELDQAKLELRSAQKDLQSADQEITSLRKKLMILQGTLSLPPATNERVSRLVFESPAPVEMMNPRLHQPPFSDEIDLNTTFDVNTPPAQTSGSQHYLPKKLCLERARSPVQNVLKKVRKVSKPESQLSLGGQRCVGELDEELAGAFPLFIRNAVLGQKQPNRTTAESRCSTDVVRIGFDGLGGRTKFIQPRDTAIIRPVPVKSKAKSRQKLRIKTVSSASQPKLDTFLCQ